One window of Tindallia californiensis genomic DNA carries:
- a CDS encoding polyprenyl synthetase family protein yields MQWKNKMNEYMLMVNDALETYIGEHQSVNEEVFEAMKYSLFAGGKRLRPVFSLAVCELLGKEPKQAIPYACALEMIHTYSLVHDDLPAMDNDEMRRGKPTNHIIYGEGIAILAGDGLLNKAYEIMIDHTLKLENPSFGLKAMKSIADASGTNGMIGGQTADLLNEGKKVDERTLAYIHHNKTGALIAAALKAGSYMAEVDDDEAEGWERIGYALGLAFQIQDDLLDIEGNTSEMGKPAGSDERNKKMTYPALYGIEASRERMDELTKEVQMFLKPYGEKSNFLVMLTSALMNRRS; encoded by the coding sequence ATGCAGTGGAAAAATAAAATGAATGAGTATATGCTTATGGTTAATGATGCCCTTGAAACATACATCGGTGAACACCAATCAGTTAATGAGGAAGTCTTCGAAGCGATGAAGTATAGCCTATTTGCTGGCGGGAAAAGGTTGCGACCTGTTTTTTCATTAGCTGTTTGTGAATTACTAGGTAAAGAACCTAAACAAGCTATTCCATATGCATGTGCATTAGAAATGATTCATACATATTCTCTTGTTCATGATGACTTACCTGCTATGGATAATGATGAAATGAGACGCGGGAAACCAACAAACCATATTATTTATGGTGAAGGAATAGCTATATTGGCTGGCGATGGCCTTTTGAATAAAGCATATGAAATAATGATTGATCATACCTTAAAGTTAGAAAATCCCAGCTTTGGGTTAAAGGCAATGAAATCCATAGCGGATGCATCTGGAACTAATGGTATGATAGGAGGGCAAACGGCGGATCTATTGAATGAAGGAAAGAAGGTTGACGAAAGAACACTGGCCTATATCCATCATAATAAAACAGGGGCTTTAATTGCAGCCGCATTAAAGGCGGGTTCTTACATGGCTGAAGTTGATGATGATGAAGCGGAAGGTTGGGAAAGAATTGGTTATGCTTTAGGATTAGCTTTTCAGATTCAAGACGATTTGCTAGATATTGAAGGAAATACTTCAGAAATGGGAAAACCAGCAGGAAGTGATGAACGTAATAAAAAAATGACCTATCCTGCTTTATATGGAATTGAAGCATCTCGCGAAAGAATGGATGAGCTAACTAAAGAAGTTCAGATGTTTCTTAAACCATATGGAGAGAAATCGAACTTTTTAGTTATGTTGACGAGTGCTTTGATGAATAGACGTTCATAA
- a CDS encoding divergent PAP2 family protein produces MNFIQSIGENRLLWVTLIAWFIAQGLKVLFTLIVDKRFNVLRFVGSGGMPSSHSSFVMSLATGTGRIHGWDSAIFTISLVFAFVVMYDAAGVRYAVGKQAIILNEIMKDYQKDKKMSEEQLKELVGHTPVEVFAGAVLGILVAIWML; encoded by the coding sequence ATGAATTTTATTCAGAGTATTGGTGAAAATAGGCTTTTATGGGTGACATTAATTGCTTGGTTCATTGCACAAGGGCTAAAAGTACTTTTTACGCTTATTGTAGATAAGCGATTTAATGTACTGAGATTTGTTGGATCTGGTGGCATGCCAAGTTCTCATTCTTCATTTGTGATGAGTTTGGCAACTGGAACTGGCCGAATTCATGGGTGGGATTCTGCCATATTTACTATTTCATTAGTTTTTGCGTTTGTAGTGATGTATGATGCGGCTGGTGTTCGATACGCAGTAGGAAAACAAGCAATTATTCTTAATGAAATTATGAAAGATTACCAAAAAGATAAAAAAATGTCTGAAGAACAGTTAAAGGAACTGGTAGGGCACACACCAGTGGAAGTATTTGCTGGCGCTGTATTAGGCATACTAGTTGCCATTTGGATGCTATAG
- the dxs gene encoding 1-deoxy-D-xylulose-5-phosphate synthase translates to MASYLYQIQSPTDLKKLNINEKYLLAEEIREFLLEKVSKTGGHLASNLGVVELTVALHSSFNTFHDKVVWDVGHQCYVHKMLTGRRDDFDSLRQYGGLSGFPKCHESIHDHFNTGHSATSLSAALGMATARDLKKDCYHVAAIIGDGALTGGMAFEALNHAGQSGTDFTVILNDNEMSIAENVGGLSNYLTRIRSFPVYSRLKEDLESFIGNFPVLGKSVYRTAEKAKDSIKYFFVPGVLFEELGFTYIGPIDGHSIEDVTEALNLAKRIKGPKVVHVLTVKGKGYHMAEKYPAKFHGIGSFDVITGKKHKPSVRDFSSVAGKALEKLAEKDERVMAITAAMPDGTGLNDFKDRYPNRLFDVGIAEQHAVTFAAGQAAAGLRPFFAVYSSFLQRAYDQLIHDVALQNLPVTFLVDRAGLVGNDGETHHGVFDISCLSAVPGLTIMSPSDENELTAMIQHTMTLDGPSLIRYPRGEAFKLSSECTPIKTGKGIVLEEYGYDFIIIALGSLNRIGLEILEDAKELGILGTLIDPRFVKPLDQELLLEYGKLSETIIVMEENQKIGGLGSLIQHTFNEHDLMKRVSIFALPDRFTEQGDMKSLYEQAGLSSKEIIHYIKHTYHKKCTKIVSIKQDERITHEKKAY, encoded by the coding sequence ATGGCTTCATATTTATACCAGATTCAATCCCCAACCGATTTGAAAAAGTTGAATATTAACGAAAAATATTTGTTAGCTGAGGAAATCCGAGAGTTTTTGCTAGAAAAAGTTTCAAAAACTGGAGGTCACTTAGCTTCTAATCTTGGCGTTGTCGAACTAACAGTTGCATTGCATAGTTCTTTCAATACTTTTCATGACAAAGTTGTTTGGGATGTTGGACATCAATGTTATGTCCATAAAATGCTTACTGGACGTAGAGATGATTTCGATTCATTAAGACAATATGGTGGGCTAAGTGGTTTTCCAAAATGTCATGAAAGTATTCATGATCATTTTAATACAGGACATAGTGCTACCTCACTGTCAGCAGCATTAGGTATGGCTACGGCCAGAGACTTAAAAAAAGACTGCTATCATGTTGCCGCTATCATCGGTGATGGTGCCCTTACTGGTGGAATGGCATTTGAAGCATTAAATCATGCAGGACAATCCGGCACTGATTTTACAGTTATACTTAATGATAATGAGATGTCAATTGCGGAGAATGTAGGTGGTTTGTCAAATTATTTGACAAGAATTCGCAGTTTTCCAGTATATTCACGTCTAAAAGAAGATTTGGAAAGTTTTATAGGAAATTTTCCTGTTCTTGGAAAATCTGTTTATCGCACAGCCGAAAAAGCTAAAGATTCGATCAAATATTTTTTTGTTCCCGGGGTTTTATTTGAAGAGCTCGGTTTTACTTATATAGGACCTATTGATGGGCATAGTATAGAGGATGTTACGGAGGCTCTTAATTTAGCAAAAAGAATTAAAGGGCCTAAAGTAGTCCATGTGTTAACCGTTAAAGGAAAAGGTTATCATATGGCCGAAAAATATCCGGCAAAATTCCATGGCATCGGTTCCTTTGATGTCATAACTGGTAAAAAACACAAACCTTCTGTGAGAGATTTTTCTTCTGTTGCAGGAAAGGCACTAGAAAAACTCGCCGAAAAAGATGAGAGAGTAATGGCTATTACAGCCGCTATGCCCGATGGAACAGGCTTAAATGATTTTAAAGATCGTTATCCTAACAGATTATTTGATGTGGGAATTGCAGAACAGCATGCTGTTACTTTTGCGGCAGGACAGGCAGCGGCAGGATTAAGACCATTTTTTGCTGTATATTCCTCATTTTTGCAACGAGCCTATGATCAGTTGATACATGATGTGGCTCTTCAAAATTTACCAGTAACTTTTTTAGTTGATAGAGCTGGACTTGTAGGAAATGATGGCGAAACTCATCATGGAGTGTTTGACATATCTTGCTTGTCGGCCGTGCCAGGACTTACCATAATGTCGCCTTCTGATGAAAATGAATTGACAGCGATGATTCAGCATACAATGACATTGGATGGTCCTTCTTTAATCAGATATCCGCGTGGAGAAGCATTTAAATTATCATCTGAATGTACTCCTATCAAAACCGGCAAAGGAATAGTTCTTGAAGAGTACGGATATGATTTTATAATAATTGCCTTAGGAAGTCTTAATCGTATAGGGTTAGAAATTCTTGAAGATGCTAAGGAATTAGGCATTTTAGGTACATTGATTGACCCTCGATTTGTTAAACCTTTGGATCAAGAATTGTTATTAGAATACGGAAAACTATCTGAAACGATTATTGTAATGGAAGAAAACCAAAAGATTGGTGGCCTGGGCTCACTTATTCAACATACCTTCAATGAACACGACCTAATGAAAAGAGTATCCATTTTTGCATTGCCTGATCGGTTCACGGAACAAGGTGACATGAAGTCACTTTATGAACAGGCTGGTTTATCTTCAAAAGAAATTATTCACTATATAAAACATACTTATCATAAAAAGTGCACAAAGATTGTATCTATTAAGCAAGATGAAAGGATAACACATGAAAAAAAAGCGTATTGA
- a CDS encoding TlyA family RNA methyltransferase — MKKKRIDLLLVEKSFFPSREKAKSALMAGLVKVNGELVEKVGTQVDEESDILVKESSMPYVSRGGLKLEKALEIFSLNLENRVCLDIGASTGGFTDCMLQNKASSVIAIDVGYGQLDWKLRNDDRVTVMERTNIRYVTPKELDELADFASIDVSFISLKLVLPAVFELIKPESYLVALVKPQFEAGRDMVGKNGVVRDPSVHKQVIHRVVNECNHIDLKVLDLSFSPIKGPKGNVEFLLLLQKSTSTTSKIDKEKIDLIVEQAHSDLP, encoded by the coding sequence ATGAAAAAAAAGCGTATTGACCTGCTACTAGTTGAGAAAAGCTTTTTTCCTAGCAGAGAAAAAGCTAAAAGTGCTCTTATGGCAGGGTTGGTTAAAGTTAATGGAGAATTAGTTGAAAAAGTAGGGACTCAGGTTGACGAGGAATCAGATATACTAGTAAAGGAAAGTAGCATGCCTTATGTTAGTCGTGGTGGATTAAAATTAGAAAAAGCGTTGGAGATTTTTTCTTTGAATTTAGAAAACAGAGTATGTCTGGATATTGGTGCATCAACAGGTGGATTTACTGATTGCATGTTACAAAATAAAGCGAGTAGTGTTATAGCTATTGACGTAGGATATGGTCAGTTAGATTGGAAATTACGTAATGATGATCGTGTAACTGTAATGGAAAGAACAAATATAAGATATGTTACACCCAAAGAACTTGACGAATTAGCTGATTTTGCCTCAATTGATGTTTCTTTTATATCTCTTAAGCTTGTTTTGCCAGCGGTGTTTGAATTGATAAAACCAGAATCCTATTTGGTTGCATTAGTAAAACCTCAGTTTGAAGCAGGAAGAGATATGGTAGGTAAAAATGGAGTGGTCAGAGATCCTTCTGTGCATAAGCAAGTGATCCACCGAGTGGTAAATGAATGTAACCATATTGACCTTAAAGTACTTGATTTATCTTTTTCCCCCATAAAAGGTCCTAAAGGAAACGTAGAGTTTTTATTATTGCTCCAAAAAAGCACATCGACAACGTCAAAAATAGATAAAGAAAAAATCGATTTAATCGTTGAACAAGCTCATAGTGATCTTCCGTAA
- a CDS encoding arginine repressor, whose translation MKYIRHAKILEIIGQRDIETQEELTRALKEIGLNVTQATVSRDIKELHLIKQMSRSGRYKYAAMGSQESMLTERLVRLFKESIVSIDHAGNIIVIKTIVAAGQAAASAIDAANFEEIVGTIAGDDTIFVLIRKEEEVENVKARFRELTE comes from the coding sequence ATGAAGTATATACGACATGCAAAAATTTTAGAAATCATCGGACAACGTGATATTGAAACACAAGAAGAATTAACGCGAGCGCTTAAAGAAATTGGACTAAATGTAACCCAAGCTACGGTTTCCAGGGATATTAAGGAGTTGCATTTAATTAAACAAATGTCTCGATCTGGTAGATATAAATATGCAGCAATGGGAAGTCAGGAATCAATGTTAACAGAAAGGCTGGTACGACTATTCAAAGAATCTATTGTATCGATTGATCACGCAGGAAACATTATTGTTATTAAAACAATTGTTGCTGCTGGACAAGCAGCAGCATCAGCTATTGATGCTGCAAACTTTGAGGAAATAGTCGGAACAATAGCTGGTGATGATACCATTTTTGTTTTAATCAGAAAAGAAGAAGAAGTAGAAAATGTAAAGGCGCGTTTTCGTGAACTGACCGAATAA